A region from the Mya arenaria isolate MELC-2E11 chromosome 2, ASM2691426v1 genome encodes:
- the LOC128215000 gene encoding serine/threonine-protein kinase MARK2-like, which yields MSYSELKGLYHLRETIGSGGFAKVKLAYHSLTGEKVAIKIMDKRSLGEDLPRVKTEIAAMKELCHQHICKLYQVIETTDRFYMILEYCPEGELFDYIVAKDRLGEDEARIFFRQIVAAVGYIHNQGYAHRDLKPENLLLDEDQNLKLIDFGLCANPQNWFGYKFSRYYESVPRYRKSEEVASLDNKNAEAPEFVKSWSKTNLQNWLETNSCAACVDTFCVKKLAMPIKEVLQDTYTHFQHSSKRQQILQEFREFTDTATYKLVQHCSTRWLSLQTCVNRYLQQWPALEAYFTIHNESERRGSCVARVVENLQDPLLPLTFHFLSYILKPLNGFNTDFQVNKINT from the exons ATGAGCTATTCAGAGTTAAAGGGTCTCTACCACCTTCGGGAAACCATCGGCTCAG GTGGTTTTGCCAAGGTGAAGCTTGCATATCATTCCCTCACTGGTGAAAAAGTGGCCATTAAAATCATGGACAAGAGATCCCTTGGt GAGGATCTGCCACGTGTGAAGACCGAGATTGCGGCCATGAAGGAACTTTGTCACCAACACATCTGTAAACTCTACCAGGTGATTGAGACAACAGACCGGTTCTACATGATTCTTGAG TATTGTCCTGAGGGTGAGCTGTTTGACTATATAGTGGCAAAGGATCGGCTAGGTGAGGATGAGGCAAGGATCTTCTTCAGACAGATTGTGGCGGCTGTTGGTTACATCCACAACCAAGGATACGCCCATCGTGACCTCAAACCGGAAAACCTTCTGCTAGATGAAGACCAGAATCTCAAACTGATTGACTTTGGTCTCTGTGCTAACCCTCAG AATTGGTTTGGATACAAATTTTCGCGATATTACGAGTCGGTTCCGCGGTACCGGAAATCAGAAGAAGTTGCGTCCCTTGACAACAAGAATGCGGAGGCGCCAGAATTTGTAAAGTCGTGGTCGAAGACCAACCTACAAAATTGGCTAGAAACCAATAGTTGCGCCGCATGTGTGGATACGTTTTGTG TGAAGAAGCTTGCCATGCCCATCAAGGAAGTTCTTCAAGACACGTACACCCACTTCCAGCACAGCTCCAAGCGACAACAGATTCTACAAGAGTTCCGGGAATTCACGGACACGGCTACATACAAGTTGGTTCAGCACTGCAGCACCCGGTGGCTCTCCCTCCAGACTTGCGTTAATCGCTATCTTCAACAATGGCCAGCGCTTGAAGCTTACTTCACGATTCACAACGAATCAGAAAGGCGTGGTAGCTGCGTAGCACGGGTTGTAGAAAACCTTCAGGATCCGCTTCTACCGCTCACCTTCCACTTCCTATCGTACATCCTAAAACCACTGAACGGCTTCAACACAGATTTCCaggttaataaaataaacacttaa
- the LOC128223865 gene encoding uncharacterized protein LOC128223865, whose product MCYTCYIFQNGDAMAGHLHEEMRVIRTVMSKFVKMHVIKSAADVTKVDYATRHNQHDDDNIGVGQDARNYMKSDDVTSQTKANFFSKVRAFYMEMTEKMLSKFPVNNPILKSLGFLRPELRDSTPAKSVCDLAVRLGSRDG is encoded by the exons ATGTGTTACACGTGTTATATTTTTCAGAATGGTGACGCGATGGCTGGCCATCTACACGAGGAAATGCGCGTGATCAGGACAGTCATGTCGAAGTTCGTAAAGATGCACGTGATAAAGAGCGCAGCTGATGTTACGAAGGTGGACTACGCAACCCGCCACAACCAGCATGACGATGATAACATCGGCGTTGGTCAGGACGCTCGTAACTACATGAAGAGTGATGACGTCACATCACAGACAAAAGCAAATTTCTTCAGTAAGGTCCGCGCCTTCTACATGGAAATGACGGAGAAGATGTTGAGCAAGTTCCCCGTGAACAACCCTATCCTCAAGAGCCTTGGCTTTCTGCGACCAGAGCTCAGAGACAGCACTCCTGCTAAATCCG TCTGCGACCTGGCCGTTCGCCTTGGGAGTCGGGACGGTTGA